The Prunus persica cultivar Lovell chromosome G7, Prunus_persica_NCBIv2, whole genome shotgun sequence genome has a segment encoding these proteins:
- the LOC18769272 gene encoding thaumatin-like protein 2 has translation MMKTLVAVLSLSLTLLSFGGAHAATMSFKNNCPYTVWPASFGNPQLSTTGFELASQASFQLDTPVPWSGRFWARTRCSTDASGKFVCETADCDSGQLMCNGKTGIPPATLAEFTIAAGGGQDFYDVSLVDGFNLPMSVTPQGGTGTCKMGSCAANVNLVCPSELQKIGSDGSVVACLSACVKFGEPQYCCTPPQETKEKCPPTNYSQIFHEQCPDAYSYAFDDNKGLFTCSGGPNYLITFCP, from the coding sequence GTGCACATGCAGCGACAATGTCTTTCAAAAACAATTGCCCCTACACGGTCTGGCCAGCCTCCTTTGGAAATCCTCAATTATCAACCACAGGGTTCGAGTTAGCATCCCAAGCTAGCTTCCAGCTAGACACTCCGGTGCCATGGAGCGGCCGCTTCTGGGCCCGAACTAGATGCTCCACGGACGCCTCAGGAAAGTTCGTCTGCGAAACCGCAGACTGTGACTCTGGTCAGCTCATGTGCAACGGTAAGACTGGCATTCCGCCGGCAACTTTAGCGGAATTCACTATTGCAGCAGGCGGAGGACAAGATTTCTACGATGTTAGTCTTGTTGATGGCTTCAACTTGCCCATGTCTGTGACTCCACAAGGCGGTACTGGCACCTGCAAGATGGGTAGTTGCGCGGCGAACGTGAACCTAGTTTGTCCGAGTGAGCTGCAAAAGATAGGGTCCGATGGGAGCGTGGTTGCCTGCTTGAGCGCATGTGTTAAATTCGGTGAGCCACAGTACTGTTGCACTCCGCCTCAAGAAACTAAAGAGAAATGCCCACCGACAAATTACTCTCAGATATTCCATGAACAATGCCCCGACGCTTACAGCTATGCTTTTGATGACAACAAAGGTTTATTTACGTGCAGTGGTGGACCTAACTACCTCATTACTTTCTGCCCATGA